In one Juglans regia cultivar Chandler chromosome 11, Walnut 2.0, whole genome shotgun sequence genomic region, the following are encoded:
- the LOC108993605 gene encoding disease resistance protein RUN1-like → MVPLSTERASSSVPPSSSTSLRPRWIHDAFLNFQGEDTRKSFTEHLYTALEKKGIIAFKDDEKLEQGKYISKDLLKAIRKSMYAIPIISKNYASSRWYEEDPNIDMEKMQTWRVPLKEVGNISGWYESTIVQEIIKRILQGLSRNISTLSKDLVGIESRVEEMMNILGIGLDDVCFIGIHGMVGVGKTTLAKVIYDRISYQFETSSFFAILYNVDREEHLTALAGSHDWFGPGNRIILTSRDNHLLKRHVMNDIYKGTDMIEGIVLNLPNQNEERFSVRAFSKMKTLRILKIRNTSFVNMSFSNLSDTLLNLHWHSSPLRFMPTHGLRVLEWSEYPSKSLSNSFQAGNLIELRFPCSHIKQLWKGISVRCFLLVLLSTNDFTGVPSLETLELKGCTSLSKVHKSVGVLKRLRQLNLHACKHLKSFPNEISLESLEYFYLSDCSRFEKFLDIVGNMASLRLLYLDGTAIKELPPSFMSLCGLSILSLHNCKKLSIFLRVICSLSSLKILDVSNCLALGGIQDMNGEGYLEQLYKGGTAIKFTKLFAMPEFGSNDACFTQEMFMTNDDSIGAFYIGFDDRVYYIRSLNHEESPLKEPLVLRAPEDPSVGPIGFGVYLPAKWFLEQSNNLDGWSYIGASFKTSSSNVKVKECRVLLLSQHPNPEEYNPRG, encoded by the exons ATGGTTCCCCTAAGCACTGAAAGAGCCTCATCATCAGTACCACCATCATCTTCCACTTCTCTAAGACCTCGATGGATACATGATGCTTTCCTCAATTTCCAAGGTGAAGACACCCGCAAGAGTTTTACCGAACATTTATACACTGCTTTAGAAAAGAAAGGCATTATCGCCTTTAAGGATGATGAGAAACTTGAGCAAGGAAAGTATATTTCTAAAGATCTCTTGAAAGCAATACGTAAATCCATGTACGCCATCCCCATTATCTCAAAAAACTATGCTTCCTCAAGATG GTATGAAGAAGACCCTAATATTGATATGGAGAAGATGCAAACGTGGAGAGTTCCTTTGAAAGAAGTGGGCAACATATCCGGATG GTATGAATCAACAATTGtccaagaaatcattaaaaggATACTTCAAGGATTGAGTCGTAACATTTCAACTCTTTCCAAGGACCTTGTTGGAATTGAATCCCGTGTGGAGGAAATGATGAACATACTTGgtattggattggatgatgttTGCTTTATAGGAATTCATGGTATGGTCGGAGTGGGTAAGACAACTTTGGCAAAAGTCATTTATGATAGAATATCTTACCAATTTGAAACTAGCAGCTTTTTTGCCA TCCTTTATAATGTGGACAGAGAAGAACATCTAACAGCATTAGCAGGAAGCCATGATTGGTTTGGTCCAGGGAATAGAATCATTTTAACGAGCAGAGATAACCATCTATTGAAAAGACATGTAATGAATGATATCTATAAG GGAACTGACATGATTGAAGGCATAGTGCTAAACTTACCTAATCAAAATGAGGAACGATTCAGTGTTAGAGCCTTCTCAAAGATGAAGACATTGAGAATTCTTAAAATTCGCAACACAAGTTTTGTCAACATGAGTTTTTCTAATCTCTCTGATACGTTATTGAATCTACATTGGCACAGCAGCCCTTTAAGATTCATGCCAACACATGGGTTACGGGTCTTAGAATGGTCTGAATATCCTTCAAAATCCTTGTCAAACAGTTTTCAAGCAGGCAATCTTATTGAACTTAGATTTCCATGCAGTCACATTAAGCAACTGTGGAAGGGAATTAGTGTAAggtgttttcttcttgttcttctttctaCTAATG ACTTCACTGGAGTCCCAAGTCTTGAGACACTAGAGCTTAAAGGTTGTACAAGTTTATCTAAGGTCCACAAATCTGTTGGTGTTCTCAAACGGCTTAGACAATTGAATTTACATGCTTGCAAACACCTTAAAAGCTTTCCAAATGAGATTAGCTTGGAGtctcttgaatatttttatctttctgaTTGTTCAAGATTTGAGAAGTTCCTAGACATTGTGGGAAACATGGCTTCATTGCGGTTACTTTATTTGGATGGTACTGCCATAAAGGAACTACCCCCATCATTTATGAGTTTATGCGGCCTTTCCATATTGTCTTTACATAATTGTAAAAAGCTCTCAATTTTTCTGAGAGTTATTTGTAGTTTGTCATCTCTTAAAATTTTGGATGTATCTAATTGCCTAGCACTTGGTGGAATTCAAGACATGAATGGTGAGGGGTATCTAGAACAATTGTATAAAGGTGGAACTGCTATCAAATTCACTAAGCTTTTTGCAATGCCAGAGTTTGGCTCAAATGATGCTTGCTTTACGCAAGAAATGTTTATGACCAATGATGACTCTATTGGGGCCTTCTATATTGGTTTTGATGACAGAGTCTACTACATTAGAAGCTTGAATCATGAAGAAA GTCCTCTAAAAGAACCCTTAGTCCTTCGTGCCCCCGAAGACCCTTCTGTAGGGCCAATTGGATTTGGGGTGTATCTACCAGCCAAGTGGTTTTTGGAGCAATCAAATAATTTGGATGGATGGAGCTACATTGGAGCATCATTTAAAACAAGTAGCTCGAATGTGAAGGTGAAAGAGTGCAGGGTGCTCCTTCTATCTCAACATCCTAATCCTGAAGAATATAATCCTCGtggttaa